The genome window GGCTTCCTCGTTTCCCGCCTCCTGAGCCGCATGGCGGGGCGCCTCTTCTCGCGGCGCCGCCACATCGATTCAGGCGCCGCGGTCGCAGCGCAGGGCCTCACCTTCTACCTCCTCCTGGTCGTCTTCTTCCTGATCGCCCTGGACATGGTGAACATCCCGCTCACTGCGTTCACGATCGCGGGTGGTGCGCTCGCCCTCGGTGTCGGCCTGGGCGCGCAGAACATCATCAACAACTTCATCAGCGGCTTGATCCTGCTCGTAGAGCGACCGATCAAGGTGGGCGACATCTGCGAGGTGGACGCGACCCGCGGGATGGTGGAGCACATCGGCCCCCGGAGCACCCGCGTCCGCACCTTCGACAACATCCACATCATCGTCCCGAACAGCGCGTTCCTCGAGAAGAACGTGATCAACTGGACGCTCTCCGACAACATCGTGCGAGCGAGCGTGGACGTGGGCGTGGTCTACGGCTCTTCCACGGAAGACGTCGTTCGCGTCATCGAGGAGGTGCTCGAAGAGATCGACGACGTCCTCGATTCTCCGAAGCCCCAGGTGCTGTTCATGGAGTTCGGGGACAACGCCCTCCAGTTCCGCGCCTACTTCTGGATCCGTGTCAGTGAGATGCTGAGCCGCATCCGGATCGCGAGCGACGTGCGTTTCGGGATCGATCGTGTCTTTCGCGAGGCCGGCCTCACCATTGCGTTCCCCCAGCGCGACGTGCATCTCGACGCGACCGAGCCGATCGAGGTACGCATGCTGCCCGCGGACCCGGAGAACGCGAACCGCCCGCGGGAATAGCGGCACCTGGACACGCGGGCAGGCCCGCGCGACTGACCCGGGCCCAATGGGCTGCGCCCTTGGCGATGAGCCTCGATCTCCCCGGGGTACTTGTTAAGTGATCCCCTTATCGGATATGGAATTCCCTGTTGGAACTCCTATCCCCGGTCGGTGATCCCCGCCGACGACAAGCGCAGAGCCCGTCTGCAGGTCCTCCAGGAACTCAACCAGTCTCTGGCGGCCAGGCTCGAATCCCCACCACCGAATGGCCACGTCTCGCACGACTGGGCCGGCCTGGGCCTCCCTCCCGTGAGGCCTCGCTGCGGACCCCGTAGGAAACCTCGACATCACGTCCCTACTCGGGCGTCTAGCGTGCAGGTCGGCCATCGATCGCTGCGTGGCGTCGAACGACACGCGCTCATCCGGCATCGCCGCTAGGCTCTCTCTCATTCCTCGAAGTCGTGCGCGACCGCGCACGGAGACTCACCGATGTGTCGGTTCCCCGCATTCCTCATCTCCACAGCCCTGCTCTTCTTGGGCTGCGCCTCGTCCGACGTCGGAGTCTCGGTCACGGTCGATCCTCTGGTTCGATTTCCCGAGCAGGCGACCTTCCTCCTCGATCGCGAGCGGAGTTTCGTCCCCAATGACCCTCGGCTCGAGGCGCTCGAGCTCGATGAAGTGCTCGAGAAGACCCTGACGGAGGCCTTCAAGGCACACGGCTACCGACTCGTTTCGCAGCCTCCCGTCGATTACCGGATGGTCTACCGGTCGAGCGTTCAGGAGATCATCGCTGCGGATGCCTCGCGATCGATCGGATCGTTCTGGATCGATCTATTCGACGCGAAGACCGATCGAAAGGTCTGGACGGGTGCGGGGCACGGCCCCCTCTACGTGGGCTTTTCCCGCGAAGAGCGTGAAGCGAACATCCGCGAGCACCTGGATAGGCTCCTCGAGAGCTTCCCGCCGAGCCAGCGCCCGGAATAGATCCGCGCTGCGCCTCCGCGCCGCGCTGACTGAAGCCGAGGGCTCCAACGTCTTGCTCGATGTCGTCTCCACGGCAGCGCCTCCCGGACGCGTGATCTCCCAGGTCAAGAAGCTGGCCACCGGCACCCAGGCCTTCGTCGGCCGAGCCGGCCCAATGGGTTGCGCCCTTGGCGATGAGCCTCGATCTCTCCGGGGGTACTTGTTAAGTGGTCCCCATATCGGACATGGAATCCCCTGTTGGAACTCCTATCCCCAACCTTTGCCGCGTTTTCGACTTCCAGACCGAGCCCGCGCTACGCCTTGAGACAAGAACGGATGGCGCCGGTCCGGGTCCCGCGCCTCCAGGGGCGTGCCTGCTGCCCTATGTTGATAGAGTGGCTAGCGGAGGGATCCCGGCGTGCACATCACATCGCGATTGATCGGAGCGTGTCTCCTGTGGGCCGGTGGCCTCACCGCCGTCGCGGCCTGGGCGGCGGAGCCAGGGGCCGAAGCCGGCGCGCCGGATATCGATTGGCTGAGCATGGGCGCCCAGCTCTTCGGCGGCCTGGCGCTCTTCCTGTTCGGCATGGAGCAGCTTTCGCGCGGACTCAAGGGGGCTGCGGGCGAACAGCTGAAGGACGTGCTCGCCCGGCTCACCCGAAACCGGGTGCTGGGCGCGATCACCGGCGCCTTCGTGACGGCGGTGCTCAACTCGTCCTCGGTGACGACGGTGCTCGTGGTCGGCTTCATCACCGCGGGCGTGATCAGCCTCGGCCAGTCGATCGGCGTGATCCTCGGCGCCAACGTGGGCTCGACCTTCACTGCCCAGATCATCGCCTTCAACGTCACGGCGATCGGCCTGCCCATGGTGGCCCTGGGCTTCCTCTCGATGACCGCCGGCAGCACCGACCGTTCGCGCTACGGCGGCGAGATGCTGATGGGCCTGGGCCTGGTCTTCTTCGGCATGAGCGTCATGAGCGACGGCATGAACCCGCTGCGCAGCTTCGGGCCCTTCCTCGACCTGATGGCCGGGATGGAGCGACCGGCCCTCGGCATCCTGGTGGGGGCGGTCTTCACGGGCTTGGTGCAAAGCTCTGCGGCGACGATGGGGATCGCCATCGTCATGGCCGCCGACGGTCTGATCGGGTTGCCGGCGGGCATTGCGCTGGCCTTCGGCGCCAACATCGGCACCTGTGTCACCGCCGTGCTGGCGGCGATCGGCAAGCCGGTGGAGGCGGTGCGCGCGGCGGCAGCCCACGTGCTCTTCAACATCCTGGGGGTCCTGCTCTGGGTCGCGTTCATCCCCGAGCTGGCCGAGTGGGTGCGGCGCTTCTCCCCGTCGGCGCCCGAGCTCGAGGGTGTGGCCAGGCTGGCGGCGGAGGTGCCGCGCCAGATCGCCAACGCCCACACCTTGTTCAACGTCTTCAACTCGATGGTCTTTCTTCCCTTCACGGCGGTTCTCGCAGCGGTGGTCGTCCGCATCGTGCCCGACCGCGAGGAGCCCGAACGGGTGATCGCCAAGCCGCGCTTCCTCGATCGCGAGCTGCTCGACGTGCCCTCGGTCGCCCTCCAGCAGGTGCGCTTCGAGCTGGGGCACATCGGGGAGACGGTTCGAAGCATGTACTCGGAGATGCTCCCAGCCCTCCAGGAACGCTCTCCCGAGCGCTTCGAAGCGATCACCCAGATGGGCCAGCAGGTCGAGCTGTTGGCCGCCGAGGTGCTGAGCTTCCTGCGCGAGCAGCGAAAGCGCGAGCTGACCGACCGTGAGAGCGAGCAGTTCACCGACCTCATGGGGGCCACGGCCCAGCTCGAGGCCACGGCCAGCGTGATTTCGACCGACATCGTCGCTCTCGGCCAGAAGGTCATGGAGCTCGACCGCCGGGCGAGCGAGACGATGCAGGCGATCCTCGGGGCGATGTACGACGACGTGGGCGAGGCCCTCGGGACCGCCTTGAGCGCGGTCGTTTCGGAGGACGAGCGCGCGGCCCAGGCCGTGCTCGTGGCGCGGGCGGACATTCGCCGCCATCGGGACGAGGCCCTGCGCCACCAGGCGGCTGCGATGGAGCGAGACGATCCCGATACGCGTCTGCGCGTCTTCCGGATCGAGATGGAGGCCGTCGAGATCCTGAAGCGCATCTACGGCAACGCCCGTCACATCGCGCGCACCGTGCTGCCAGCGGAGATCACCGCGTCCAAGGCGTAGCCGGGCGACCCGCCGCTCGTCTCACCGGGGCAAATCCGCTCTTGGCGGGAGGCCCACAGTTCGAACGGAGATGGATGGATGAAGTGTGCACCGAAAGACCACCGTCTGGAAGTCAGACAAAGCACAACCGCCTGTTTCTCAATTGGCTACATCGGGTACGCTGACGGATCAGAACAGCGGGAAGATCACTTCTCCCTCGCC of bacterium contains these proteins:
- a CDS encoding Na/Pi cotransporter family protein encodes the protein MGAQLFGGLALFLFGMEQLSRGLKGAAGEQLKDVLARLTRNRVLGAITGAFVTAVLNSSSVTTVLVVGFITAGVISLGQSIGVILGANVGSTFTAQIIAFNVTAIGLPMVALGFLSMTAGSTDRSRYGGEMLMGLGLVFFGMSVMSDGMNPLRSFGPFLDLMAGMERPALGILVGAVFTGLVQSSAATMGIAIVMAADGLIGLPAGIALAFGANIGTCVTAVLAAIGKPVEAVRAAAAHVLFNILGVLLWVAFIPELAEWVRRFSPSAPELEGVARLAAEVPRQIANAHTLFNVFNSMVFLPFTAVLAAVVVRIVPDREEPERVIAKPRFLDRELLDVPSVALQQVRFELGHIGETVRSMYSEMLPALQERSPERFEAITQMGQQVELLAAEVLSFLREQRKRELTDRESEQFTDLMGATAQLEATASVISTDIVALGQKVMELDRRASETMQAILGAMYDDVGEALGTALSAVVSEDERAAQAVLVARADIRRHRDEALRHQAAAMERDDPDTRLRVFRIEMEAVEILKRIYGNARHIARTVLPAEITASKA
- a CDS encoding DUF4136 domain-containing protein, with the translated sequence MCRFPAFLISTALLFLGCASSDVGVSVTVDPLVRFPEQATFLLDRERSFVPNDPRLEALELDEVLEKTLTEAFKAHGYRLVSQPPVDYRMVYRSSVQEIIAADASRSIGSFWIDLFDAKTDRKVWTGAGHGPLYVGFSREEREANIREHLDRLLESFPPSQRPE